The Vibrio chagasii genome includes a region encoding these proteins:
- a CDS encoding DUF3157 family protein — MRSYLLIASALLSSSALADQMVTLQDGKQILLKDDFTWQYVTPQQKTKEAVTSKSTVPVAAAPVVAVPIATNVQGTTIVVDSKKPSLQLSQSGVDVVLGASHYEDGELIIPTAITNQSTQAVILVSVKLDLYSASGELLEEKTVAVWKSIKRMANTYLRPKTDSEGTSIKLEVEQHPEYQIKAEIVEVLTR; from the coding sequence ATGAGATCATACCTACTTATCGCAAGCGCACTGCTGAGCAGTTCAGCATTAGCCGATCAGATGGTGACTCTGCAAGATGGCAAACAGATATTGCTGAAAGATGATTTTACGTGGCAATACGTAACACCACAGCAGAAAACCAAAGAAGCAGTAACATCAAAGAGCACGGTGCCTGTTGCTGCCGCACCTGTTGTCGCCGTTCCGATTGCAACGAATGTGCAAGGTACGACGATTGTTGTAGATAGCAAGAAGCCAAGCCTACAGCTGTCACAATCAGGGGTTGATGTGGTACTCGGTGCTAGCCACTATGAAGATGGTGAGCTTATTATCCCAACGGCGATTACCAATCAAAGCACACAAGCTGTGATCTTGGTGTCGGTAAAGCTCGACCTGTATTCTGCCAGCGGTGAGCTTTTAGAAGAGAAGACGGTCGCCGTTTGGAAATCAATCAAGCGTATGGCAAATACCTACCTTCGACCAAAAACGGATTCTGAAGGCACCTCGATCAAGCTAGAGGTTGAGCAACATCCTGAGTACCAAATTAAAGCAGAAATCGTTGAAGTACTGACTCGCTAA
- a CDS encoding sporulation protein: MSFLKKTLASFGIGSAKVDSVLQQEVLYPGQKASIIVHVYGGAQPQEIDNIDLNLCCRYVKEVTMNSQRQEGGQTRRMHQTYSLAKWSLPYAFVIQPGETRDFECEFDVPLNTPVTIGDSKVWLETGLDIAMAIDPSDKDILTVRPDALLDGIFNELEAQGLRIRQVECEAVDGFELPFVQEFEFVPTTGPYHGRWRELEVVAHRDEKELKLWFEIDRNRDGAKGMLASLLGIGQLHRQLSVPLDTSPEEAGKIVIEYLENAS; encoded by the coding sequence ATGTCGTTCTTAAAGAAAACGTTAGCAAGTTTTGGTATTGGGTCGGCTAAGGTCGATTCTGTATTGCAACAGGAAGTGCTGTATCCAGGGCAAAAGGCGAGCATTATTGTGCATGTGTATGGTGGCGCTCAGCCGCAGGAGATCGACAATATCGATCTTAATCTGTGCTGTCGTTACGTCAAAGAAGTCACCATGAACTCGCAAAGGCAAGAGGGCGGCCAAACACGCCGCATGCATCAGACATACTCACTAGCGAAATGGAGCCTGCCATACGCGTTTGTGATTCAGCCGGGTGAAACTCGCGACTTTGAGTGTGAGTTTGATGTTCCGTTGAACACACCGGTGACGATTGGCGATTCTAAGGTATGGCTGGAAACTGGATTAGACATTGCGATGGCGATCGATCCGTCGGATAAAGATATCTTAACGGTTCGCCCAGATGCACTCCTTGATGGCATTTTCAATGAACTGGAGGCTCAAGGGCTACGTATTCGTCAGGTTGAGTGTGAAGCGGTTGATGGCTTTGAACTGCCGTTTGTTCAAGAGTTTGAGTTTGTTCCAACTACTGGGCCATATCATGGTCGCTGGCGCGAGCTGGAGGTGGTTGCTCATCGTGATGAGAAAGAACTTAAGCTATGGTTTGAAATAGACCGTAATCGTGACGGCGCAAAAGGTATGTTGGCAAGCTTGTTGGGTATTGGTCAATTACATCGACAGCTGAGCGTGCCACTTGATACCTCCCCAGAAGAGGCGGGTAAGATAGTCATTGAGTATCTAGAAAACGCGTCTTAA
- a CDS encoding YihD family protein: MKCHRIEELLELMEPEWQKDQELNLLEFIIKLSKEAGYDGKLADLTDDVLIYHLKMRNSEKDEMIPGLKKDQEDDFKTAILKARGLL, translated from the coding sequence ATGAAGTGTCACCGCATAGAAGAACTGCTTGAACTGATGGAGCCAGAGTGGCAGAAAGATCAAGAGCTTAACTTATTAGAGTTCATCATTAAGCTGTCAAAAGAAGCAGGCTACGATGGCAAGCTTGCAGACCTGACTGATGATGTACTTATCTACCATCTGAAAATGCGCAACAGCGAAAAAGATGAAATGATTCCTGGCCTTAAAAAAGACCAAGAAGACGATTTCAAAACCGCAATCCTAAAAGCGCGTGGCCTACTTTAA
- the trkA gene encoding Trk system potassium transporter TrkA, producing MKIIILGAGQVGGTLAENLVGENNDITIVDRNADRLRELQDKYDLRVVNGYASHPNTLREAGAQDADMLVAVTNMDETNMAACQVAFSLFNTPNRIARIRSPEYLEEKEALFKSGAIPVDHLIAPEELVTSYIERLIQYPGALQVVSFAEQKVSLVAVKAYYGGPLVGNALSALREHMPHIDTRVAAIFRQGRPIRPQGTTIIEADDEVFFVAASNHIRSVMSELQRLEKPYRRIMIVGGGNIGASLAKRLEQSYSIKLIERSYTRAEKLSEELENTIVFCGDAADQELLTEENIDQVDVFIALTNEDETNIMSAMLAKRMGAKKVMVLIQRGAYVDLVQGGVIDIAISPQQATISALLTHVRRADIVNVSSLRRGAAEAIEAIAHGDETTSKVVGRAIGDIKLPPGTTIGAIVRGEEVLIAHDRTVIEQDDHVVMFLVDKKYVPDVESLFQPSPFFL from the coding sequence ATGAAGATCATTATCCTAGGTGCTGGACAAGTAGGCGGTACCCTTGCTGAAAACCTAGTGGGTGAAAACAATGACATCACGATCGTCGACCGTAATGCCGACCGACTACGTGAACTTCAAGATAAATATGACCTTAGGGTTGTAAACGGCTATGCCAGCCACCCAAACACATTACGTGAAGCGGGTGCGCAAGATGCCGACATGTTGGTTGCAGTAACCAACATGGATGAAACCAACATGGCCGCGTGTCAGGTTGCCTTCTCTCTTTTTAATACGCCAAACCGAATTGCACGTATTCGTTCTCCAGAATATCTGGAAGAGAAAGAAGCGCTGTTCAAATCAGGCGCAATCCCTGTCGATCACCTGATCGCACCAGAAGAACTGGTGACCAGCTACATTGAGCGTTTGATTCAATACCCAGGCGCACTACAAGTGGTGAGCTTCGCAGAACAGAAAGTCAGCCTAGTGGCGGTAAAAGCCTACTACGGTGGTCCACTGGTTGGTAATGCCCTGTCTGCTTTACGTGAGCACATGCCGCACATCGATACACGTGTGGCGGCTATCTTCCGTCAAGGTCGCCCTATTCGCCCACAAGGCACCACCATCATTGAAGCCGATGATGAAGTGTTCTTTGTAGCGGCAAGTAACCATATCCGTTCAGTAATGAGTGAACTACAGCGCCTAGAGAAACCGTACCGCCGCATTATGATCGTTGGTGGTGGTAACATCGGTGCAAGCCTAGCGAAACGCCTTGAGCAGAGCTACAGCATCAAGCTTATCGAGCGCAGCTATACACGTGCAGAGAAGCTATCTGAAGAATTAGAAAACACCATCGTATTCTGTGGTGATGCAGCAGACCAAGAGCTGCTGACCGAAGAGAACATTGATCAGGTTGATGTATTCATTGCCCTAACCAATGAAGATGAAACCAACATCATGTCGGCAATGCTGGCTAAGCGCATGGGTGCTAAGAAAGTAATGGTACTGATTCAGCGCGGTGCCTATGTAGACCTTGTGCAAGGCGGTGTGATTGACATTGCAATCTCCCCACAACAAGCGACCATTTCTGCGCTACTTACTCACGTTCGTCGTGCTGATATTGTTAACGTATCCTCTCTACGTCGCGGTGCTGCTGAAGCTATCGAAGCGATTGCCCACGGTGACGAAACCACATCGAAAGTGGTTGGCCGAGCGATTGGCGATATCAAACTACCACCAGGTACCACTATTGGTGCGATTGTTCGCGGAGAAGAGGTGCTTATTGCGCACGATAGAACCGTGATCGAGCAAGATGACCACGTAGTAATGTTCCTAGTAGACAAGAAGTACGTGCCTGATGTTGAGTCTCTTTTCCAACCGAGTCCGTTCTTCTTGTAG
- a CDS encoding TrkH family potassium uptake protein, producing MVNFRPILLVIGLVLSKLALFMYIPTLVAFFTGTGGFLEFGQSVVITHIVAFICLSLGRSAKFRLGVRDMFLITSLVWTIASAFAALPFVFINHISFTDAYFETMSGITTTGSTVLSGLDGMAPSILLWRSILQWLGGIGFIVMAVAVLPMLNVGGMRLFQTESSDWSDKSSPRAKTVAKNIVAVYLVLTGLCLVSYLFAGMSVFDAINHSFTTLSTGGYSTSDGSMNHFSNSAHWVGTVFMFLGGLPFLLFVSALRGRKLSILYKDAQVKGFTYLFLFTSAVISTWLVVRDGYTVLDALRVSMFNIVSVVTTTGFGLEDFTAWGALPTTLFAFLMMAGACSGSTSGGIKIFRFQIAMTMLHKQMMKLIHPSGVFVQRYNQRPVSDDIVRSLVAFGLMFFITIILIAGGLSAMGLDPITSISGAVTAVANVGPGMGSVIGPTGNFAPLPDGAKWLLSFGMLMGRLEILTLIVLFFPAFWRR from the coding sequence ATGGTCAATTTTCGTCCTATATTATTAGTGATAGGGTTAGTGTTATCAAAACTGGCCCTTTTCATGTACATCCCAACACTAGTAGCCTTCTTTACCGGTACCGGTGGTTTTCTCGAATTCGGTCAATCAGTGGTGATCACGCACATCGTAGCGTTCATCTGCTTGAGCTTGGGCCGCTCTGCTAAGTTCCGACTCGGGGTGCGGGATATGTTCCTGATCACCTCTCTGGTATGGACAATAGCCAGTGCCTTCGCCGCACTGCCGTTTGTGTTCATCAATCACATCAGCTTTACCGATGCCTACTTTGAAACTATGTCCGGTATTACCACAACAGGTTCAACGGTATTAAGTGGCTTAGACGGCATGGCACCAAGCATCCTACTGTGGCGCTCGATATTGCAATGGCTTGGTGGCATTGGTTTCATCGTAATGGCGGTGGCAGTACTGCCGATGCTTAACGTCGGTGGTATGCGCCTATTCCAAACGGAATCTTCCGATTGGTCCGATAAAAGCAGCCCACGAGCAAAAACCGTCGCCAAGAACATCGTAGCGGTTTATCTGGTATTAACGGGCTTATGCCTAGTGAGCTACCTGTTTGCAGGCATGAGCGTGTTTGATGCCATCAACCACTCGTTTACCACACTATCGACTGGCGGTTACTCGACTTCAGATGGCTCGATGAACCACTTCTCAAATAGCGCTCACTGGGTGGGCACAGTATTCATGTTCCTTGGTGGCTTACCATTCCTGCTATTCGTTAGCGCATTACGCGGTAGAAAACTGTCTATCCTCTACAAAGATGCTCAGGTGAAAGGCTTCACTTACCTGTTCTTATTCACCAGTGCGGTCATTTCAACATGGCTTGTGGTGCGAGATGGTTACACCGTTTTGGATGCACTGCGTGTCTCTATGTTCAACATCGTATCCGTGGTCACCACTACCGGCTTTGGTTTAGAAGACTTCACAGCATGGGGCGCATTACCAACCACCTTGTTTGCCTTCTTGATGATGGCGGGGGCATGTTCAGGTTCAACCTCGGGTGGTATCAAGATCTTCCGCTTCCAAATAGCAATGACGATGCTTCACAAACAGATGATGAAACTGATTCACCCGTCAGGTGTGTTTGTTCAACGCTACAACCAGCGTCCTGTGAGCGACGATATCGTGCGCTCATTGGTAGCATTTGGTTTGATGTTCTTTATTACGATTATCTTGATCGCTGGCGGTTTGAGTGCGATGGGATTGGACCCAATCACCAGTATCTCTGGTGCCGTGACTGCAGTTGCTAACGTGGGTCCGGGAATGGGTAGTGTTATTGGTCCAACAGGTAACTTTGCTCCACTGCCAGACGGTGCTAAATGGTTACTAAGCTTCGGCATGTTGATGGGAAGACTCGAGATCCTGACACTTATCGTTCTATTCTTCCCTGCCTTCTGGCGACGCTAG
- the trhA gene encoding PAQR family membrane homeostasis protein TrhA, whose amino-acid sequence MSTSSASEYSDIEERANAITHGLGVVLGVVGLILLLIRAFDHQADTLTIASMAVYGSSIILLFLASTLYHSITTEKTKRLLKTLDHCAIYLLIAGSYTPFLLVSLRTPLAMGLMAVIWGIALAGIIMKIAFVYRFKRLSLVTYLAMGWLSLIVVYQLAMNIEMGGLVLLALGGVIYSLGVIFYVAKRIPYNHAIWHLFVLAGCACHFFAIYLYVTPV is encoded by the coding sequence ATGTCTACATCATCGGCGAGCGAATACAGTGACATCGAAGAACGCGCCAATGCGATAACCCATGGCTTAGGCGTTGTACTTGGCGTGGTTGGTCTAATCCTGCTACTGATCCGTGCGTTTGACCATCAAGCCGACACACTGACGATTGCCAGTATGGCGGTGTATGGCAGCAGTATTATTCTGCTGTTTCTTGCTTCTACGCTTTACCACTCTATCACCACCGAGAAAACCAAACGTCTGCTGAAAACTCTCGATCACTGCGCGATTTACTTACTGATCGCGGGCAGCTACACACCATTCTTACTGGTTAGCTTAAGAACGCCATTAGCCATGGGATTGATGGCGGTGATTTGGGGAATTGCGCTGGCCGGCATCATTATGAAGATAGCCTTCGTCTACCGATTTAAGCGCTTGTCATTGGTGACTTACCTAGCTATGGGCTGGTTGTCATTGATCGTGGTGTATCAACTGGCGATGAATATTGAGATGGGCGGCTTGGTGCTACTAGCACTCGGTGGCGTGATTTACTCGTTAGGTGTGATTTTCTACGTAGCAAAACGCATCCCTTACAATCATGCCATCTGGCACTTGTTTGTATTGGCGGGCTGCGCTTGCCACTTCTTCGCGATCTATCTGTATGTGACTCCGGTTTAG